In Camelina sativa cultivar DH55 chromosome 13, Cs, whole genome shotgun sequence, the genomic window ATTCTGAGCTTACGTCTCAAGAAGTTTCTGCCGGAACTTATATCTGAGACCCAATCTGCCTTTGTGTCAGGAAGATTAATCACAGATAATATACTCATTGCTCAAGAAAACTTCCATGCCCTTCGTTCCAATCAGGCCAACCGGAAAAAATATATGGCAAtaaaaacggatatgagtaaagcttatgatagggtGGAATGGAATTTTTTAAgagctttgatggaaaaaatgggatttgatcaaaaatggGTGGGATGGATAATGCAATGCATTACTTCCGTCTCCTACCGTATTTTGATCAATGGAGATCCCAAGGGACGAATTAGGCCAACGCGTGGGATTCGTCAGGGGGATCCAATCTCTCCATACCTATTTATACTTTGCACTGAGGCCCTAATTGCCCAGATTAGGAACGCAGAAAGAGAGGGAAAGATCCAGGGTTTACGTATTTCGAACGCAAGCCCACGTGTTTCCCACCTACTTTTTGCAGACGACAGTTTATTCTTCTGCAGAGCCGATCCTCAGCAATATAAGGAAATTATCGATATAATCCGCTTTTGTGGTGAGGCGTCTGGACAAGAAATTAACTTCTCCAAATCTTCTATCATGTTTGGAACCGAGGTCCCGTCCCATATACGTCAAGAGATCAAATCTATTGTTGGGATAGCACAAGAAGGAGGCATGGGTACATACTTGGGTCTCCCTGAGAAGATTCATGGGTCAAAGGCACAAGTCTTTGCATTCGTGAGGGATAGACTCCATAAGAAGGTAAACTTATGGACTTCGAAATTTCTATCCAAGGGAGGCAAGGAAGTCCTGATCAAATCAGTGGCGCAAGCAATTCCGACATATGTAATGTCgtgttttctcttaccaaaagctaTATGCTCAAAACTAACTAGCGCGATAGCcaatttctggtggagcaatAAAGCAGACAGTAAAGGACTACACTGGATATCATGGAAGCAATTGTGTACTCAACTTTCGGAAGGTGGGCTAGGCTTTAGAACACTAGAAGAATTTAATCTTGCCCTTTTGGCAAAGCAACTATGGAGATTGCTGAGATATCCAGATTCCCTTCTTAGCCGAGTTCTAAAAGGGAGATACTTTCGATATTGTAGTCCATTAGAGATACAAGTATCAAATCGACCTTCGTATGGCTGGAGGAGCATGTTGGCAGCAAATCAGGTTCTTTCGTACAGAATTCGTAAGACCATAAGCTCGGGTTTTAATACGTGCATCTGGACTGAACCATGGATCCCAGATACGCCAGCACGGCCACCCTAAAGTTTAACTAGTGAGAGAAATCctttgatttgtgttaacaccttgatagatttcaacacaaaaaagtggaaaattgaACGTCTTCGGGAACTCTTCCCCCCGAAAGAAATTACCCTTATTTTGGGGATTAAACCGAGCTTGAATGCCTCGAGGGACGGCTATTCTTGGACTCTGACAAAGTCTGGAAATTATACCGTTAAATCTGGATACGAAGCCGCGAGAGCAATCTCTCGCCCTGCTTGCGACCTCCCTTCTCAGGGACCTAGTGTTACGACACTTAAGGCgcaagcatggaagttaaaaacatcacggaAGCTTAAGCATTTCGTTTGGCAATGTGTGACTGGGTGCTTGGCAACATGTCAACGCCtgcattatcgccatattggtagagataaagattgccctagatgtggagcggaggaggaaactataaaccatgtgctatttgaatgccccccagcacgtcaagtatgggctttatcgacaatcccttcccatcctatggtgttcccttcatcttccctatatagcaacctcgattttctatatgggCGTGGCAGAGACTCTGGTGCAACTGATCAAAACTTGAGAATGTTCCCGTGgatgatgtggtacatttggaaggcaagaaataagaaagtgtttgaaaatatctctgaatctccgcaagatacactggagaaagctatccaagaagaagaagtttggagaagagcaaataacAGAGACTTAGCACCAGCGGTAGTAGAAGCATGCATACCTTCGATCCCAATTCCTCAAGAATCCcttgtatgctttatagatggatcttggcatacagaggtggataggagtgggcatggctggattgcgtctatcggtgatagaatcctgcacatggggctaaaaggatcgcgcagaagcttatccccattacatgcagagttagatacccttatttgggctatggagtgcttattagcgttggacttggataaagccctttttgctacggattgttcagacctcctaaggatgacgtctaatatcgaggattggccgaccttttcatcagaattgaaggattttattcatttcagagatagatttgctaattttagtattagatatatttcccgagaggataatatccgtgccgataaacttgcgaaatgtgcaagagcacgaggtttctgtttttcccatgtaagctcgtCGGTACCTAATTGGCTCTCTTTCGAAGAAAGTCatctccgataacttaatatatggggtttgatcgtcgaaaaaaaaaaaggaaattttttaatttggcctaactttttagtttataatatCTTCGAAAATCAAAGAATATTATCATACAttacattaaattatataataaacagaTATATGCTATATACTTTCCAGcatatgttataaaattagATACGGTCGTATctgaaataattattatgtaaaatcaaatattacaagtattttatttaatatcatttttttttttgaaatatctcATGACAGACTTGACATGACAATTACAGTTGTTtcgaaacagaaagaaaaaaaaaagtcaataattTTGCAGTTTAGTTAATGAAAAAGAGTTTTGCATTAAAAAACACATTGACCTGGGAAAAGCATGTCGTTTCTTTGGCGACTTGTTTATGAAACGGGACGTAGTTACGAATTCAAATAAGGCTAGATTGTCATAAATAACAAATCTGGCCCATTACTGAacaagatatgtatatattgcgATGGGCCCAAAGAGATTAAGAAGAGTGTCAGTCACTGACCGATAAAAAGACGACGCGTGTCGTACCAGCCAACAAACAACTGTTACAATCTGACGGTCATGAATGCTCTCTGCTCTCACCCTGATTCTTCTTTCcatactctttctctctttaatgGCTTTCAGAAAGATATTTAcgtttaccaaaaaaatcttaaacgtTCTCAAACTTCTTCAATGGCGAATCTTCCCACCGTTCTCGTAACCGGCGCTAGTGGGCGAACAGGTAATCACTGCTTTACTTCGTTgctttcgattttgattttagtttgcTTTTCGTCTTGTTAGGTTTACTGAGAAAAATTGCGTAATCCATAGGAGATTATGTAGAGTTCTAGGGCTTAGTAAGGTTATGGCTTACGATTCGAACATGCGAATCTCTTTTCGTAGTTGTTATTTGGAGTTTCTGTATATGATGATCAGCTGAACCAATCTGGACTttagttgtttttcttttggaatgatctttgttttagatttttcatgTGATGAAACTTTATGTGGTTGTTTTTCATGGAATTGATAGGCCAAATTGTGTACAAGAAGCTGAAGGAGAGTTCAGACAAGTTTGTAGCGAGGGGTTTAGTTAGAACTGCTGATGGAAAAGAGAAAATTGGAGGAGGAGATGATGTTTTCATTGGGGATATAACAGTTGCTGAGAGCGTTAAACCTGCGGTTCAAGGGATCGATGCGCTTGTGATTCTCACTAGCGCTGTGCCTAAAATGAAACCTGGTTTTGATCCCACCAAAGGTGGAAGACCTGAGTTCATCTTCGAAGATGGACAATATCCAGAACAAGTAATTACCATGAACatcttatttttgtatttggCCTTGAATTTTTTGGTTCGTTGCAGTTTAACACGTTTTGATTTTGTGTAGGTTGATTGGATTGGCCAGAAGAATCAAATAGATGCAGGTAGGTGCACTTTTTCTTTCCAATTCGTTTTCACTAGTGTCTTGTGTGCTTTTTTTGGGCTTTTGTCTTGTTAAAGGGTTAAAGTGCCTAATTAATTGAGCTTCCGTGAACAGCCAAGGTTGCTGGTGTTAAGCACATTGTCGTGGTCGGGTCAATGGGTGGAACCAATCCGGATCATCCTTTGAACAAACTTGGAAATGGGAATATACTGGTTGGTGGAAATTTCTATGTGTTTCCTTTTTCAagttgagtttgtttttttaatatggcGAGCAACACTTGGCTTCTGTTGCTCAAATTTGGCTACCTTATATTGATTCAGGTGTGGAAGAGAAAAGCTGAGCAGTACCTTGCTGATTCTGGAACTCCTTACACCATAATCAGGTTAaacaaattctttaaaatgCTTCTATTTTAACAACAAGATCCTTTATATACTACTACCACATCGAAATTCACCTCAAGTTCTGTAGTTTAAAAAATTTCAGCTACATTGCTGTCGTGGTGGTAAGCAATCAAGCTTTTTATTTCCGTGGGTCAATGAGTGGTTTTCTTGATATTCTTGAGCCTGTTCTTACTTGATTATATCTGTTCTTGTTTACTCCAAACTTTGTTTGTTGGTGAACATAGAGCTGGAGGACTTCTAGATAAGGAAGGAGGTGTACGAGAGCTGCTAGTTGGTAAAGACGATGAGCTTCTTgagacaaacacaaaaactgTCCCTAGGGCTGATGTTGCAGAAGTCTGCATTCAGGTCTACTCACCTGcctttattttcttaatcaaatcTTCACATCCTCCCTTCGAGTTCTTCAATCTTtttatgtaattattattttctgatcttgatttttcttctaTACAAGTACAGGCATTGCTATTCGAGGAAGCAAAGAACAAAGCTTTCGATCTTGGCTCAAAGCCAGAGGGAACCAGTACTCCAACCAAAGACTTCAAGGCTCTCTTCTCTCAAGTCACGTCTCGTTTTTAGATCCTTATCCTTGTTGCGAATAAGAACATTTGAGACATTATGTATCAAACCTTCAACAATAAAATCTCCGGGGTCAATTTGAAAGAGGCCCATAATATTAAAGTACGTAATCTAAAATTCGAAGAAATTTGTTGGGTCTGAatagataaaatttaaacaatagaCAACGTTTGatgatttattaaaaatacaggGCAAAACTTAGAATTTCTTGTTTCTGTCACCCGCTTCATTTGCCTTTCTATCGCCACAAGAACACAGAGTGAGAGAGAGCGATTTGCTCACTTCCGATATCGTTCGGATTTTGCTGCTTCTTCATCGTTCGgtggcttcttcttcaaccGAAGCAACGATGATGTCGGTGAGGGCAATCAATGGTTGCTCCATCATTCGCGCAGCCACTTCCGGCGGCGGCCCTCCCGTCTCCTTATTTCGCCACCGTATTCAGCGCCTTAGAGCGTCTCATCTCCGTGAATTCtcaaaattagggttagatTTTCCATTAATCCGCGTGAAGAGGCGGTTTCTCGGGAATAATGGAGGTGGTGGTGCTACGAGCTGTTCGTCTTGCATTCATAGTCTAGTCGAAAGCGTTTCCGAAGAGCTCGAATCCATCAACAGGCGTAAGCGAAGCCGATTAAGAGTTCGTGCCAGTGTTAAGTACGTTTCAGTATTTTCGAagatttttcttgctttttagtgCTTTGTTTTGGGTTGGAGTGGGTAGTTCATTGTTTAATTAGGTGAACCTGTAGGGTGAAATTAACAAGCTATGGAGAGGTTCTGGAGGATAAGCTAGTGAACCAGGAACTAGAGGCGGGCTGGCTTCTGGAGTTTAAGAAGGACGCAGACAGGGTATTGTTGGCAGTTTCTCATAGACGTGATGGAAAGAAGAATTGGATGGTCTTTGATCAGGTTTCACTCCAAACTTTAGTACTCATTTTCATTCTATAGTTTCTGTGGACTGCTTGCAGATTGTTAGACTTAGAAATTTTAATGGTGCAGAATGGTGTTACTTGTTCCATCAAACCCCAGCAAATTACGTACATCGTCCCGGGTGTTTATAATTTTGACCATACAGGACTTACTGATTTTCTCCAGAGGGCTCAGGAGAATTTGGTACGTATTGACATTGTAAAGGTTTTAGAATTGTTTTTCTAGGACTTCAAGTCTAAGATAAAGTTGTCATGTTATCTATGAATGAGCTTCTAGTTATTATTTCGATGCAGGATCCCCAATTGATTGAGTTTGCTTGGATCGAGTTACTTGAGAAGAACAAACCTGTGACGCCAGAAGAGTTAGCAGAGGTACTAGATATTTGAGTTAATATAACGGGTTGAGCCTGTGGTTTTATAATGCTTTTCAATTTGCAGATGATATATGGTCGCTCAGATTCTCTTGAAAGCTATTGTGCTCATTTTTTGCTGTCACAAGACGAGATATACTTTTCTGTCTTAGAGTCAAAAGGTTCTCGATCAATATATAGCCCCCGGCCTACTGAACAGGTATTTCTTCTGCATTTTTTGCCTGTGTTCGCTTTTAGGTTAGGTGATCTATGTCACTAGAAGGGTGTTCTCTGTAGCTATTTTACTCAACAAATCTgtgaaatcaagaaataatttAGTGTAAATGAATTTGTAACAGCGCTTGGAGAACATAGCTTGTTGGGTGATGCTATTATTAGGTTTGATGATATGCAAAGAGAACTTGATTGTGCAAGTTTGGACTCTTCTATTGCTTGACATGATTTTTCCTGAAGACATTTCTCTGATGATGATAGGTGGAAGAGCTTTTACGAAGGCAACGCGTGAAGGAGGCAGAAGAGAAAGAGTTTCAGGAGTTTATTCAATTGTTGAAGTCTGCCAAGAAGGCGCCTATTCACGCCAAGCCCCCCAAATCTTCATGGCTAGCTGATGATAAATTGCAAGATAAGATTGGCTCACTTGAAGCTTATGCTATTGATGCATGGGCAAGCACTGACCAGCGGAAATTGGCTGGAACGGTGAGGCAGCCATAGATTTCTTCTGAGATAATATCTCTTCAGCTGTTACTATGTGGATGTGAAACGAAATCGTTGAATGAATATTCTCTTATGATGTCTTCTGTTCGTTTTTTTAACTGTTTGGTTGTTGAAGCGAGCTGtcaatttttgttgttgcttcatGACAGATCTTAAAATCCATGGGGTTACAGAAAACGTCTGTCTCGGCACTAAACCTTCTCGTAGATATTGGATATTTTCCTGTACATGTCAATCTTGATCTGCTTAAGCTGAATCTTCCAACCCACCACTCAGAAGCTATCATTGAAGCTGCTGAAGTTCTTCTCTCAGAATCGTCTGATGTTGATGCGGTGAGCACTTTGCCATGCTTTTGGATAATTGTGTTATATgaagatatttattttctcGTTTGTGACGCTTTAGTAAATTCTTGCCACAATCTTTCCCTAAGGTTCAGAATGCTTACTTTCTCAGACTTTGTTTAGGTTAGGAGGATTGATCTCACACACTTGAAGGTTTATGCTATTGATGTTGATGAGGCTGATGAGGTAAATGCTTTCAAGTCTCCTATATTTTTCTGCAATGTGTAGGTTTGAAAATTAAGTCTTATTGCTATCTCATTTAACTGTGAATATTCTTTTCGGTCTATGGAATTTCTGCAGCTTGACGATGCCCTCAGTGCAATGAGATTGCAGGACGGACGGATAAAGATCTGGATACATGTTGCGGATCCTGCTAGATATGTTACACCTGGGAGTAAAGTGGACAGGTAAGTTCGATGCATGTGTCTGATCACTATAGGAGCAAATTTTTTGGGCACTCTAACTTATTAGTATGTGCTCCAGAGAGGCAAGGAGAAGGGGAACTTCTGTCTTTCTGCCTACGGCTACTTATCCAATGTTTCCTGAGAAACTTGCCATGGAAGGAATGAGTTTAAGACAGGGGGAAAACTGCAATGCTGTCTCTGTGTCCGTTGTCCTGCATTCTGATGGCTGGTAACTCAATAATCATTGCTCTTCTCTCTAGTTCTAATCTTTCGTATGCTGTGAACTTTAAAATTACTTTACAACTCCCTGCTACAGTATTGCAGAATATTCAGTAGATAACTCTATCATCAGACCGACCTATATGTTGACATATGAAAGTGCTTCGGAGCTGCTTCACTTGAacctagaagaagaagctgaactGAGATTGCTGTCTGAGGCAGCTTTCATTCGCTCCCAATGGCGCAGTGAACAGGTTGGTTTGAGTTTTCTGCGGTCTGTTATCAAACTCGGATCATATAAAACATAGTTTTGCTAATGGTTTTATCTTCTATAAAAATTTCAACGTGAAAAGTTCAGTAGAGGCTTCTTTGAGCATTAAGGTTCTTGCTCGATGCTGCTTTTTGTTTGTAACACCTGCTTTTTCGTGGGCTAACGCAGGGTGCAGTGGACACAACTACATTAGAAACTCG contains:
- the LOC104734227 gene encoding ribonuclease II, chloroplastic/mitochondrial-like, with the protein product MMSVRAINGCSIIRAATSGGGPPVSLFRHRIQRLRASHLREFSKLGLDFPLIRVKRRFLGNNGGGGATSCSSCIHSLVESVSEELESINRRKRSRLRVRASVKVKLTSYGEVLEDKLVNQELEAGWLLEFKKDADRVLLAVSHRRDGKKNWMVFDQNGVTCSIKPQQITYIVPGVYNFDHTGLTDFLQRAQENLDPQLIEFAWIELLEKNKPVTPEELAEMIYGRSDSLESYCAHFLLSQDEIYFSVLESKGSRSIYSPRPTEQVEELLRRQRVKEAEEKEFQEFIQLLKSAKKAPIHAKPPKSSWLADDKLQDKIGSLEAYAIDAWASTDQRKLAGTILKSMGLQKTSVSALNLLVDIGYFPVHVNLDLLKLNLPTHHSEAIIEAAEVLLSESSDVDAVRRIDLTHLKVYAIDVDEADELDDALSAMRLQDGRIKIWIHVADPARYVTPGSKVDREARRRGTSVFLPTATYPMFPEKLAMEGMSLRQGENCNAVSVSVVLHSDGCIAEYSVDNSIIRPTYMLTYESASELLHLNLEEEAELRLLSEAAFIRSQWRSEQGAVDTTTLETRIKVVNPEDPEPLINLYVENQAERAMRLVFEMMILCGEVIATFGSQHNIPLPYRGQPQSNIDVSAFAHLPEGPVRSSSLVKVMRAAEMNFRCPVRHGVLGIPGYVQFTSPIRRYMDLTAHYQIKAFLRGGDNFPFSAGELEGIAASVNMQSKAVRKLSNSGLRYWVIEFLRRQEKGKKYTALILRFVKDRIASLLLVEVGFQATAWVSEGKQVGDEIQVRVEEAHPRDDLIIFKEII
- the LOC104734226 gene encoding uncharacterized protein At5g02240 produces the protein MANLPTVLVTGASGRTGQIVYKKLKESSDKFVARGLVRTADGKEKIGGGDDVFIGDITVAESVKPAVQGIDALVILTSAVPKMKPGFDPTKGGRPEFIFEDGQYPEQVDWIGQKNQIDAAKVAGVKHIVVVGSMGGTNPDHPLNKLGNGNILVWKRKAEQYLADSGTPYTIIRAGGLLDKEGGVRELLVGKDDELLETNTKTVPRADVAEVCIQALLFEEAKNKAFDLGSKPEGTSTPTKDFKALFSQVTSRF